The Porites lutea chromosome 4, jaPorLute2.1, whole genome shotgun sequence genome contains a region encoding:
- the LOC140932651 gene encoding uncharacterized protein has translation MAPLKKKKRLSKAEWKKLRKQRGAKSAEVRGLGEGSKNFTLPAKWRQLVFTNGGRKRVEFESPGKTIYKAQKEVEKTLVKRNMKECLDDRSSTEESIPQDESSEWECEPADDEKGVQKLSKTLTSDDTETNSLERRCFVCESTQLMDLVHQVNKTSQCSTKDCNGILVVTKVEPTGLGGSLNVTFLCNGCRLPAVNFNGSALVEGSRRTVVGLALAVAFFITGHGYAKFSRVLRQCLGITCISKNPYFEVIKLVYPHVTDILNGMCEEEKNNMRALRNDQLGSWEKAVVTSDGVWHTRGHFSKNGSFIIKNYLTGGLLWFCHKCMRGKDNIIEEDLFEGTSKSMEGILAEECYKQAADEGCKVEVVWQDGDSSAAKAIAQHHPNGKVFRCGGHVGRAHINQLKEAAKKKEFSTDIKRKYEAQFPLVRTLKCKCERHKAGCGCLSDSFLTTARINHFCCLQQCDTPEEYARRLRALGEYHCRDIHEWGNGDTCGFHDNTVCSCKNCEEDEDIECEGQPYKTKVKLTCEYHRMAYRLECEHRAADAMSVIHPTMGRGHSNLCEAHFTVLPDFRTKDQNLCRLHYVTSTNCGFCQGNMSWCFKVRGNSYHWIIDLYERLQLPVIPSIVQALQKEVEDRMMEIERGRTAHKKQTRIRMKVARAEEQEARKKWVKRQAVQHTYGEETSMQEEDENPSLVSAAREAIGGSAETNNEVTLISGKTCKCGSNQHQRTTHSACPLNKRTNK, from the exons ATGGCtccactgaaaaagaaaaagcgttTGTCAAAGGCAGAGTGGAAAaaacttagaaagcaaagaggAGCGAAATCGGCGGAAGTTAGGGGACTTGGAGAAGGTAGTAAAAATTTTACTCTTCCTGCGAAGTGGAGGCAATTGGTTTTTACAAATGGCGGACGCAAGCGCGTTGAGTTTGAAAGCCCTGGGAAGACCatttataaagcacaaaaagAGGTTGAGAAAACTCTGGTCAAAAGAAATATGAAGGAATGCCTGGATGACCGCTCATCTACAGAAGAGTCAATTCCGCAAGATGAGTCAAGCGAGTGGGAATGTGAGCCGGCTGATGACGAAAAAGGAGTGCAGAAGCTCAGCAAAACTCTCACATCTGATGACACCGAAACAAATAGCCTTGAGCGGAGATGTTTCGTGTGCGAGTCCACACAACTGATGGATTTAGTTCACCAAGTGAACAAGACATCACAATGCTCTACAAAAGACTGCAATG GTATATTGGTGGTTACAAAAGTAGAACCAACAGGACTTGGAGGGTCACTGAATGTCACATTTTTATGCAATGGATGTCGGCTTCCAGCGGTAAACTTCAATGGGTCTGCACTTGTGGAAGGCTCAAGAAGAACTGTTGTGGGGCTTGCACTGGCTGTGGCTTTTTTTATCACTGGgcatggttatgcaaaattttcacGAGTCTTGAGGCAGTGCCTAGGGATTACTTGTATTTCCAAAAATCCCTACTTTGAGGTCATAAAACTTGTTTATCCGCATGTGACAGACATTTTAAATGGCATGTgtgaagaagagaaaaacaacatGAGGGCATTAAGGAATGATCAACTGGGCAGCTGGGAAAAGGCAGTGGTGACTTCCGACGGAGTGTGGCACACACGTGGACATTTCAGCAAAAATGGGTCATTCATTATCAAAAATTATTTGACTGGTGGATTGTTGTGGTTTTGTCACAAGTGTATGCGAGGCAAAGACAATATCATTGAAGAAGATTTATTTGAGGGTACCTCAAAATCTATGGAAGGAATCCTTGCAGAGGAATGCTATAAGCAGGCAGCAGATGAAGGCTGCAAAGTGGAAGTTGTCTGGCAAGATGGTGACTCAAGTGCAGCCAAGGCAATTGCTCAGCATCATCCCAATGGAAAAGTTTTTCGGTGTGGAGGACACGTAGGCAGGGCCCATATCAACCAATTAAAAGAagctgccaaaaaaaaagaattctccACAGATATCAAAAGGAAATATGAGGCACAGTTTCCCTTAGTGAGAACTCTAAAATGCAAATGTGAGAGACATAAAGCTGGTTGTGGGTGTCTTAGTGACAGTTTTCTTACAACTGCTCGTATTAATCATTTCTGTTGTCTACAGCAATGCGATACTCCAGAGGAGTATGCAAGACGGTTGAGAGCATTAGGAGAATATCACTGCCGTGATATCCATGAGTGGGGGAATGGAGATACTTGTGGCTTTCATGACAATACGGTCTGTTCATGCAAAAACTGTGAAGAGGATGAAGACATTGAATGTGAAGGGCAGCCATATAAAACCAAAGTAAAACTTACTTGTGAGTATCACCGCATGGCTTACCGTCTGGAATGTGAGCACAGAGCAGCAGATGCAATGAGTGTTATTCACCCTACCATGGGCAGGGGACACTCAAACCTTTGTGAAGCGCACTTCACTGTACTGCCTGACTTTAGAACTAAAGATCAGAACCTTTGCAG GCTGCACTATGTGACATCTACAAACTGTGGTTTTTGCCAAGGGAATATGTCTTGGTGTTTCAAAGTCCGTGGCAACAGTTATCACTGGATAATCGACTTATATGAGAGACTGCAACTGCCTGTCATTCCATCAATTGTCCAAGCACTTCAAAAGGAAGTTGAAGACCGCATGATGGAAATAGAAAGAGGGAGGACAGCACATAAAAAGCAGACAAGAATTAGAATGAAAGTAGCTAGAGCTGAAGAGCaggaagcaagaaaaaaatgggTAAAACGGCAAGCAGTACAGCACACATATGGAGAGGAAACAAGTATGCAAGAGGAAGATGAAAACCCCAGCTTGGTTTCTGCAGCCAGGGAGGCCATTGGTGGTTCAGCAGAAACTAACAATGAAGTAACGTTGATCAGTGGCAAAACCTGCAAGTGTGGCTCCAATCAACATCAACGCACCACACACTCAGCCTGTCCTCTAAACAAAAGAACTAACAAATGA